GTAGTGGCGCTTTTGCACACTGGTTTGACTGTTCATGTTTAACAACTTATGTGTACGCTAAATCAAAGtgccacacattgtgtccaagtgaggaatcaaacacgggtcttcggtATGATGAGCACacgccttaaccactgggctacctcactACCTCCGTGGAGTATGGATCCATGCTATCAGTTTACTGTACATCTTGTCTGTATTAAATATAGACTCATACTTGATTTTCACTGAGGAGGGACACCTGTAAGGCCTACATGATGTCTGGATTTCATCGCACATTCTTCTGAAATACTGTGGTTTAAATGAAATGGCATTGAAAGGTTAGTCACCTCACTCATTCCTGACTTCAGCCATGACACTCACCTGCCACCTCCATGGTGCACTGATGCAGTGGAGCAGATGTTGTGTTTGATGCTCCTGTCGTGTTGCCCTAGAAACAGATAGTGGTGTTCATGTTTCTTTTCAAACATTGGTGTGATATTATGCCTCTCAAACCCGCTACTCAAGCCCTATTCTCCATGACTGAAAGGGTTCCTGTGTTAAACTGTACAAAAtttaaatatgaatgagtgaggttaggtttacactgcactcagcaaatattccagctacatggcggtgtTTGTAAAGAGTTGTGCCTGGACCACACaaccctgtgatcaacatcatgaacattgatctacgcaactgggatacaatgatatgtatcaaccacccaatcccgctagccgcctcttatgacaaacatgagatactgaagatcaattctaaactggATCTCCAAATGTGATTAAAATATTAATCGACACAAGATTAAAATATGAACTGATACATGCAAGTGTGTATCGTGCATTATCTGAGAATGTAACTGATGATAACTAATGATAGGAGAAAGTCCTCTGAAATACAAGTAAATGTTAAAAAGGACCAATTCagtttgagtgagagagtgagtttagtttaacaccacactcagcaatattccagttatatgacggctgtctgtaagtaatcgagtctggatcagacaatccagtgatcaacagcatgagcattgatctgcgcaattggggcatgatgacatgtgtcaaccaagtcagtgagtctgaccacccgatcccattagtcgcctcttgcgacaagcatagtcaccttttgtggcaagcatgggttgctgaaggtatggtctaccccggaccttcaacGGTCCAATTCAATTTGAAGTGAAGTCGCAGTGtgaagaaaaagaaatagaCTCACATATTTCTGGCTGCCGAAGGTGGAGTACTGAGGTGTGAGTTCATACACAATGATGTTTATGGCCAGCACGATGAACATCAGTATCATACACAACATCAGCAGGCCCTGGGGCCGTGTACGACGAGGGCGGATCTTGTACATCtgatacaccaaaacattgtcGACATTATAGGAGGAAGTGAGTTAGTAtggtttcatgctgcttttagcaatattccagcaatatcacggcgggagacaccagaaattggcttcatatattgaacccatgtggggaatcgaacccatgtcctTGGCATGATGAGCGGATGTTGTAATcattaagctaccccactgcccctacaTAATTGGAAATTGTAACAGGGAGAATTCAACACTATTCTTGCATTATTGATCCTTTTGCTAGATATAGAATGATACATACGGCAAATGAGTAATGTTAATATCTTACTCATAATATTACTATGGCTTTAGCTTTCCGTTTGTTTCTGACACACAGAGACATTTACAGCAATGAAAAGTGGATCCTTTCACATTTGCACTTTTTCTGTAAGTTTAGTTTTGAAGAAACACTGTGTTTTATCTCAAAGTTGTGTCTGAATGAACGTCATGTCTGAATGGATGTCATGTCTGAATGAATGTTGTGATTGAGTGAATGTTGTGTCTGAATGAGAATGTCATGTCTGAATGAATGTTGTGTCTGAATGAGAACGTCATGTCTGAATGAGAATGTCATAACTAAATGAATGTTGTGTCTGAATGATAATGTCATGTCTGAATGAATGTTGTGTCTGAATGAATGTTGTGTCTGAATGAGAAATTTATGTCTGAATGAATGTTGTGTCAGAATCAGAATGTCATGTCTGAGTAAGAATGTCATGTCTGAATGAATGTTGTGTCTGAATGAGAATGTCATGTCTGAATGAATATCATGTCTGAATCAGAATGTCATGTCTGAATGAATATAATGTCTGAATGAGAATGTCATGTCTGAATGAATGTTGTGTCTGAATGAGAATGTCATGTCTGAATGAATGTTGTGATGGAATGAATACATGTTGAGTTTCAATAAATGTCATGTCTGaatgaaattcatatttgaaTGAATGTTGTGTCTGAATGAACGTTGTGTCTGAATGAATGTTGTATCTGAATGAACATAGTGTCTGAATGTACCCATGAACACAAAGGTGGAGATGCTGACCCTGATCCATAGGAACCAGATGCCGATGTTGCGGATCCCAGACATGGAGCAGAAGACGAAGTACACGATGATGCCGGACATAAGGATGTAGTCCAGAGGGAACACCTGCAGAACAGCAGATAGTGTCAGTGACATCAACATTGGTGTTGGGCACTGGTTAAAATTGTTGACCAATTCATTACAACCGATGAATCATCAAAAATAATCGTTTAGGgtcatttatcaaattttccTGATTACTTCTGTTAAATGTTAatgtacaaaaaataaaaaaaacccaaacatgtaGTTCGTTCAGGTTTTGGCACAAAATGCATTCACAAGTTTCACCTCTTTAAATGATGACTAGTATGTCAGTCAAATTAATTTCCAGGAGTCTTTAGGACAAATTCAATCAAGCCTTGGAATGAACTGTAGTGCTTGAATGAAAGGCAACGGACAAAACCGACTTCGAAAAAACTATTGCTAATACAAACAAGTGTTCCAAAATTGTCGTTTAGTCACCGCGACCAATCTGGTACACATACAAGGAAGCATCATTTCATTTGATAACTGACATTAATGCCTGAGTGTGATGTACATACCAGCTGACAGAAGACCAGTGCAATGTCTACAGGGTTGGGCAGCTTTCTCTGAGCCAGGGCGTAGCCAATCTTATATCCTTTACTGTGCATGGCTTTGTCAATACTGAAATGAACATCATTTAGTTCTATAATACATATTTATCCCATATAAAATAGCAATAAGGCATTGCtgcatgacaggaatagtgatgCCTTTGTGCAGCTGAGGTGATCTGATtgggtgtgtgtgtaactggaGTTTGCTTGCATTTTGGTAGACTAGTTCCCTTGGCTACTGAATATAATATGTATTCCCCACTCAGACACCAAACAGTTCTTGTTTTATCCATGTATGGCCTGGTTAAAAATCTTTCTGTTGGTATGATATGAGGGTGTGTGAGTTTAACTTTGCAcagcactgagcaatattccaactaccttcggacagtctgtaaataatagagtctggacaagTCAATCCAGAGATTAACTGCATGCGCATCAATATGTGCAAATGGGACATGATGactgtgtgtcaaccaagtcaacaaacctgaccaccagatgccattagtcgcctcatacggcaagcatgggttattgaagatcaattctcattGGCATCTTCATGGGTTGGACTGACAAGACAGAGGACTGATCCACAAAGGTCTGCTCTCACTGTAAATGTATGAGAGTCTTTCTTCTAACTGGCTTTGAAATGTGGTCTGTCAGATTTCTGTATAACAAAGCTTATCTTATATCAAAGCATCCTGTATGACAAGTAAATCATTTTTATGACAAGTTCAACTTGAATCTGTTATGAGTCATTCTCGATATCGCCAGAATATACATTCTAATATGTCTCCAATACACCCTGGGGGCATCTACGGGTACTCCCGATAATGTTATTACCTCCATTTGgtggctctgcattctcacagtagtcaTTCAGCTAAGCAGCCACAACAAACTGAGCTTGCCAGAGTCAACAAGGAGAGATGTGATTGGTTAGCTCAACTTCCTAGTGTAATGtacacacctgattggataaaaagccagccaagggaggtaataaatttatcagaCTGCTGTAGATGCCTCAAGGGTATGGTGGAGATTCATCAGAACGTATTCCTTGGAGATATCGAGTTCATTATCAGTTGAACCTACTTGGTGAGCAACAGTGAGATGAAGATGAGCAAGGCCACAAGGAGAAACAAAAAGCCAAACAGCATCTCAAACGGACGTAGCACCAGCAGACATTTCCGTATGCAGCTTCTGTCATTGGCCTCTAGGTGGCGCAGCTGTCTTTCCATCAAACGATCCTGCTCATCAGTGTGTTGTTGGCCACGGTTGCTAAATCTTTTGCGACTAGAGTACTGGAACAAAATTTGATCCATAAAATACAGCCATGCTGATGCAATTACTCTGGCCAGTAGGAATAAAGCCATGCTGATGTGATTACCCTGGCCAGTAGGAATAAAGCCACGCTGATGTGATTACCCTAGCCAGTAGGAATACAGCCACGCTGATGTGATTACCCTGGCCAGTAGGAATAAAGCCATGCTGCTGCGATTACCTTTTCCTTGATGGCCTGTCGTCTCTCTGCTCTTTCTATCCTTTCTTCTCTCTGACTGTGTACTTGCATTTTTTCCTTCCTGGCACTCAAGCGGCCCTTGATGAGGTCAATAGGTAGTGCAGACATGCCGTAAGCCTGAAATTTGGAAGAAATACAGGTGAATTTGAGAGTGCACTGGCAGACCTTCTGGGTGCCCTGAGGACATAAGTACAAAACACACAGTGCTGCCTTTTAGCAAAGTTGTTAGTGCTTCAGTTATGTTCCAGCACTAcgtcagcagtctgtaaataatcaggaaAGAATCTCAGCTCCAGCAGTGACTCCAGTTCAAATCTTgccttggaccagacaatccagtgactgacagtgCAACAACCAATGTCATTGATGAACGTTCAAACAACACACCGTGTAATCcattaattttgtttgtctgttatTGATTAACACAACACtgaacaacattccagctatatgacagcaagtctttgaagggcatttagaagtgaaatgcataagaatgaagattttatggatatcaacttctttatatgagaacacaacgtttcggagttaatgcttactccttcatcaggtgattgagaatggggtacagagctatatttatatgtacaggtaaaacaataacaaagtaacaagtggaatgaattaacgaaagctggaagccagtataaacaagcgctgattggaacccgacagttatgataacaatgatagaagccaatggtggatgatgtttacataacacatggttggggattaaggatgatgtacatgactacatgagggttggtgggcatgtttacatgggggttgatgatgtacaaatacaagtagataaggatgtacacgggtagatctAACCTAACCTGATGCCCTatacaatgaactggaccacctcagaaagacattcaccacactaaacggttaccctccccagctcgtcacagccaccatcaacaagaccctcaaggaccgagaaccccgcctcaagccttctccatcacccatcagagtaatcataccctaccttggccccatcagtcatcaaatatcacgcctcatcaagaccaaagccagcatcgatgtcaccttctccagtggcaagaccatcaagacctacctaaaagccaacgggaaaggacccagctgtgaacaccctaaccccagaggatgcatctaccagatcccttgcaactgtggcgacctatacattggagaaacgctgagaccaatcaacaccagaatgaaggaacaccagacctctgtcagcaaactcgaccagaaatcggccatctctgaacacattctcaagaaccctggacattcaatccgatgggaggacactaggatactatctaccaacaacaacaactggcgccaaaggaaactgcaagaagccatcgagatccggagacagaaaccagcaatcaaccgtgaccaaggagtgtacctaccaagtgcctgggacttattgataaattaatctcttctatctgtgtacattctatctatgtaattcatgtatagcctatctacccgtgtacatccttatctacttgtgtttgtagatcatcaacccccatgtaaacatgcccaccaaccctcatgtagtcatgtacatcatccttaatccccaaccatgtgttatgtaaacatcatccaccattggcttctatcattgttatcataactgtcgggttccaatcagcgcttgtttatactggcttccagctttcgttaattcattccacttgttactttgttattgttttacctgtacatataaatatagctctgtaccccattctcaatcacttgatgaaggagtaagcattaactccgaaacgttgtgttctcatataaagaagttgatatccataaaatcttcattcttatatgacagcagtctgcaaataatgaagcctggatcagacaatcaagtgaaaGACATCATGGGCAACAATCTAACCAACTggggtatgatgacatgcatgaactaagtcggcgagcctgacagCTGGACCccattagttgcttcttatgGCAAGAATGGAATACTGACAACCAAATCTTACCCAGGTGTGTCATCTGTTAAATTTTAATGGTCTCTTATGACCACTATTGGCTGCTGAAGAACAGTTCTTacacagtaagtgagtgagtttagttttatgccacttttagcaatattccagcaacatcatggcaggggacatccgaaatgggcttcacacatgtgggaAGTTGAATCCAGGTCTGTGGTGTAAAGAGTGAAACCTGTGAcatgtttaattattttcacatctTTGACTTTACAGTTTCGTAATTTCTTTCTACGTACCGTATACATGATGAAGGCCATCATTCCCAGCAGGCTCAACACACTGATGATAAAGGACAGTGAGTCTTCCAACCCTGTCAAAACACACAATTGATCAAGGGTGAGACTCAGACATGGAGAGGTGTTAACAATGTGAAAgctacagcaatatcacgaaaaTCATAGCAAAGAACATTCTCTGCCCGCATAGGTTACTTGTCATACCTTCCAATGAACTGCTGTTCTAATATGGCCATATTTCCCGATTCTCATAAAAATCACCTACTGGCAAAAAAATCGCAACACAAATTATCTCCCtactttctatccaatcagagCATGTGTTTCTATCCAATCAGAGCATCTACTTAGATCCAACTTGACTAACACAAGCAAATGTGGGGCCACAAATATCCCTCCTCTGATGGGcacttgtgttgatgtgacacaagACATTTAATGGTTAACTTTTTGCCTGTGACATGGGTGATGGAGACTCCATTGATCTGTAATTACATGAGCAAGTTCTGTCAagaagaaacatttgcacattgcACTGGTGAACAGGCTCTAGTTTTCCTGAAGCAAATGAAATTACTGATTCCTTacgaatgatcacttttgaaacatctCTGACCACAGCTAAATCTGATTTCAACCAATCATGAATCCTGCACATTCGCCCCATGAAAGGGCCATGTTAGAACAGTTGTTCGTAGGAAGACATGACAAGCAGCCAccgtgggaagagaatgagcaAAGAAATCAAAGAGGCAAAATCACACACAAAGCGACACAAACAGTGTGTACACAGTATGCTTGGTTTATAACATAGCACATGTATTTCTgggattattttttattatgctTAGGTCGCCATTTTTTTTATCTAATTCTAATTGTATTTTAACACTTAcagtaatattcataatgttcaCATGAATACAACATGCCATTTAGTAagaggtcaaatgcaacatgtaacatTTGGGATTCTACTTTCTTAATAAAGTTCAGATTCCAGTACTTTCTGAGGTAGAGCTCAATGCTACAAAACAGGTGTTCACCTATCTGTGGAGTTCAGATAAACTGATATAACCAAAGATAGGTCACAATGACCAGGCAATTGATAACATTTTCTCAGAATCAAACATAAACGATTTTTTAACTACTGTTAGAGTGTTCGAAACACTTGACAATGGAACATATCTTTGaagttgtcagggcctgaaaacgAGTCTAATACTTACGTAACTCCCTTCACTTACAAGTACAAGTCAAGACTGAATATTTTGTGAAGGCTccaggaagtttatgttcatggtATAATGGTCATCATTTTTAAGTAGAAGGTTGCATCATTTTACACTGGATGTGAAATTTGCTGTTGCAGATTgtgcagtagtatagggaatgatagtccgaaaacacttttcaaaaacccctctaaaaagcctcatttactaaatgaggctttggtgggacccttagctcttgctattattgcccctactacaaagccacgccatcacgtttaccgtgacttggcaggcggtaacactgtgccgtacggtacgatcaataattcttctcttacaaaccccctacccggcccacccctcaagtagtacaagttaggttcgtcggcttttatatccactttatctatgttgtaagttttgactgaccatataggatcggtggctcgcttacggctatgttatgtttatatcgatgaaacagtttaacgtgaaccgcctacgatctctttggtgttcataataaaggcttgctgggctttttgtattccctgtgctatgtacttttttttctcgtcctcgctgatagcagacttacgagacttggatcgaatatcttgtttcattccgttatattttttgagttcagagaggattgaactaaactcctcttctgagatcttactgtcagagagtgccgtggaaattcgctcactcactgtgttgagttttgcttcagccagaaccctgatctcgtcgtgtttcaatgccttacgattaagtctgcgtgatactaacttaagcgccaaccctaccaaccctgtcaccccagccgttatttcaatacctagcactataggtgcagccacgatggtggttaacaacccaacgcctgccgcccctagtcccatgctggttgccataagggtagtgtcagccccatccacgatattgaaagctctattgtattttttacatagtgctttccgcgtgtcacggtcttgttctagttgacgttttacatcacataactgcctcaagcggaacccatctacggtttccaacgtcttcgctacttcctctacgactgggtacagacccatcctataatatatattttgaaagatattttaattggggttcagttaatattctatcaatgtatttgaagtctataagttctagactgttagtcagggtaataggtgagaggctaataggaTTTATTGGTATAGAAtgaaccccactgaggcttattaagcggtttataggacccgtggtatcctgttgtataacaatacgacaatattcgcCTTTGTGTATGCTAAACCAGCCTATtgccaccccgggtaaaatttggtgtcttATTGGGcggtctccattgtctgaatactcaaagaagacttctatgatgagtgtgaaagggggggttattatttcaggattactaaatgttaatttattttcgaatggAGCCGATAACCCATTTATGCTACTTCTTATTAAtgtcctctccggaatgaaatccccgacccagataccgttattcctaatcttagagatacgccccacttcagttaatgtgatataaggtgaggtgggtgttaagttgagcagccatttaggctctttaaaatctaataacgacacccgtttgtacacgttgtcttcgaattgtaggatgtataattcaccttcctcaccaggctgatcgaatccctctgtatctcccaggtcgttaagtgtagtgttgggatgatgactagtcattattatactattacgatataatttccaactggttttctgataataattcaggggttaacttaatacccatgaagtgtatgttgtcaggcaggaagatattgattagtgatatcttgttttctacgatcacgttgaccccctgcagactggtcttggagtcgacacccacccacacgtaaacgttgcaaacttgaaactggtgtcgtttcacccacccgagtttgatccccttcacgatctcgacatcattccccgatggttcccctaggtagactttgatgaatagtgttgagtttgccggtagactctctagtatcttaaccacgccttcgaattcagacaccaactgcaatttcacgttttgcatggccggtttactcgatagcatgtgggctgctatagtgttgactgggctgacgactatgctacgtctctgagttgggacgtaagccacgagcagggttccattgttcacgactttgtttaggtggttgtctttgttatccgtgaacacgtaaggggagacgagtctaatattgagaaaccatttgttatcgggtaacaacacccacttgtcatcttcggtgaagacgagcatatatggtttgtttttgacgacggtagtgctctcaacatcgtctaagtcgaacagtttacctccgaatgatgggtatattctccagttgtcatcaccggtgttgacgagggcgtacttagtgttggctgttgcccctgtggtatctatcatatcacttagggctccaccggaggagacttcaacgcgtttgtaaatgttgtttt
Above is a genomic segment from Haliotis asinina isolate JCU_RB_2024 chromosome 7, JCU_Hal_asi_v2, whole genome shotgun sequence containing:
- the LOC137290570 gene encoding probable lysosomal cobalamin transporter, coding for MAIPSAVLAAGWIPFVVVIVLTLLFSAIYIRYYMSKYDSELSTTLATIFALTITLLTSAIVPVDIFLVSYMKTSDGTFKDWANDSASRASIEQSVLYGYYTLYALVTFCLFILLPFFYFFYEEKDEATPTSCKSRCCTALKYLIVFILIVATLMLIGAFVPTKGTPNANSTEWKQIEALFKDLASNGLEDSLSFIISVLSLLGMMAFIMYTAYGMSALPIDLIKGRLSARKEKMQVHSQREERIERAERRQAIKEKYSSRKRFSNRGQQHTDEQDRLMERQLRHLEANDRSCIRKCLLVLRPFEMLFGFLFLLVALLIFISLLLTNIDKAMHSKGYKIGYALAQRKLPNPVDIALVFCQLVFPLDYILMSGIIVYFVFCSMSGIRNIGIWFLWIRMYKIRPRRTRPQGLLMLCMILMFIVLAINIIVYELTPQYSTFGSQKYGNTTGASNTTSAPLHQCTMEVAEDCVVTRMALLLTRFFYKMWFFGAAYYWGTWIFLGIYVLGFIIAVIKKRKSSIDGEIDEDDFDESDDEDLLRG